The genomic DNA CACATCCACGAAATCTCGATCAAAAACGACGCCGAGACCCCCTACCCGCTACTCGACATCACCTCCAGCGGCCTCACCCATTCGTGGAATAACTTCCCCGGCGAAACCAACCGCTACCGCTCCGGCGGCATCCACACCGACCTCGGCTTCGGCCTCATCGAGCTCGACTGGGACGCGACACCCGCCACCCTCACGGCAAAGCTCATCAACCGCAGCGGCGATACGGTGAACTACGTCAGCATGCCGATTGATGCGCTGAAGGCGGCGAGTCCCACTACTCAACCCGATCAATAGCCGCTTCCAACGGGAATAATCAGAAAGCGCATCCACATAATCAACGCGAATAACGAGACATGCTATCTCGTGAAAATGCGGGTTATTTCTCAGCCCGCTGGCAAACGGTTTTGCCCGGATGCCAGACGCCTTCAATGACTACCGACCTTCGGTTTTGGGGCAAACCTCGCTCATTGCGCATTAGCTGTGCAGTCACGATGTCCAGCGCAGCAGCACCCAGTAAACTGAGATCGCGATGCACTGTAGCGACTTCGCTGGGTAAGTCTGAGCGAACCAAATCCACGTAACCGATTTTCTCTGGAATGCTTAACCCCCTGCCGAGCAAATAATCATACAGATGGTGAATCGTAGCGTCGATAATCGCGTCGGGCTGCTCGCGCTCCAGCCATTCATCAAAACCATTGATTGAGCCTTGATTGCCGATGAACGGGCGACACAGACACTTGGGACGATTCGCCATTTCGCGACCGACGGCAGATGACCACGCATAATCAAATTTCGAATCCGAATTGTCAGTATATGCGATGCCAATTCGCTGGTAGTTTAACTTGTTGAGTTCGCTGACAGCAAGGCACATGCATTGAGTTAGATCACTATGTGCCCGGTGGAGTTTCGGTCGCCATAAAGACAAGCCGATGGTAGCCACGGCAAAGTCATCCCAAGGAAAAAGAATATGCCGCCGCGGCATCTCGACAGGGCCAATGATCACGCCACTAACGCCACGGGCAAGGAGCATCTCTCGCATTCGTTTTAAGTTCGCCCCAGATTCGTGAAGCCATACCGGCGACACGGAGAATCCTGTGAATTCTCCTCGCTGACGGGCCCCCTCAAAGAAATTCTCGTAATGGTTGCGCCCCCGCCACTGATTAGGGCCGTCCAGGCAGTGTATGAATGCAATATTTGCATTACATTGAATGGGCCGAGTGCTGCGAATGGCCCCCATAAGCGTAGAAACCAGCGGGTTGGGCCGATAGCCCATTTTTTCAGCAATCGCTTGGATGCGCACTCGAGTTTCCTCCGATACTCCCGGCTTGTTACGCAGAGCAACCGATACAGTGTTTCGCGTGGTATTCGCGGCCTTGGCGATATCGGCCATACTGACGGATTGGATTTTGCTCATGGATGAACGTATGCGTGCGCTCCAATGTTTATACTCGCGGCCGCCGATTCGAGACAATCTTACAATTACGTGTAATGGTCCGGTCCTATTGACGATTCCGGGAGGGCAAAGCCTAATGCACGCCTTCAAAGAATCACCAACCCAAGATCCTCAACAATGAAAAACGTCCTCACACTCCCCCTCGCGTTCCTTTCGCTCAGCGCCTCTGGTGCCATCATCGACAACTTCCAATCCGATACCGTAGGTGAAGCGCCAACCGATTGGTATAACGCCAACAATTGGACCGTAGAACTCGATCCTACTGATCCGACTAACAAGGTTCTGAACACGCAGAGCCGTGAAGGAAATCAATTAAGCGGCATAAGCGCCACGATTGGTGCCAGTTCAACCTTAACCCTTCAGTTCGATTTCTACATTGGCTCCACGAGCTTGACTGATTTAACCATTGGCATGACGGGGATTGCGGATCTGTCGACCGCCAGCTTCTCCGATTTTGGCCCGATAACACGATTGCAGAATGGCGATATTCGTCTCTATCAGGGCGATGGCTCAGGCGGAGGCGCTTACACGGATGCCGACCAGTCAATAGACATCAATACATGGTATACGATGAGCATGATTATTGACAATGCCAACAATACGGTAACGAGCACGATTACCGGAGGCGCTTTCAGCTCCCCCAGCATTCTGACCAGCAGTTCGCAGTCAACGTTTGCCTTCCGCCAAGACACCTCTGGCAACTTGGTCAATTTCGCGATCTACGGCAATACGAACAATAGGAATTCGTCGAATCCTATCCTGATTGACAACATATCCATCATTCCCGAGCCAAGTACTTATGGTCTGTTGCTGGCAGCCTGTGTATTGGGGTTAGCCCTTGTGCGTCGCCACCAGCAGTAGATGGCGATTCTTTAGCGTAATACCAGTCTTCATACTAAAAAAGCAGTGCCAATATTCGACTATTAGTTCCCCCACCTGGTTCATCTCTGGAGTGCTAGCCATAGCCGGAATTACTCCGGCCATGGCTACTCCAATTAACGAGCCCCAGGTGTCTGAGATCATTGTGGGCCATGTCTTTATATCAAGTCATACGTCAGCCAAGATTACTCGAGGCTGCACGCAGTCGCATCAGAAAGGACGATGCGGCTGTGCGCAACGAAACGCAATGGCTGCGCGCCGAAGCAAATAATGCACTACGCCAGGGCCCATTAACGATTGTTGAAAAACAGCGGACGCCGCCGAGTGGTGATAAACGTGACTACATGAGTCAAGGCCCTTACTGGTGGGCCAACCCGGATACCCCGGACGGCTTGCCTTATATTCGGCGGGATGGAGAGCTAAATCCCGAAAGTGAAACTTTTGATCGGCAAAAACTCAAGTCGGTTACCCATGCCATCGATGTCCTGGCGCTGGCTTGGTACTTTTTTGACGATTCGCGCTATGCCGATCATGCCGTGAAACTACTGCGTGTCTTTCTCCTGGACGAAGCCACCGGCATGCGGCCTCATCTAGAATATGGTCAGGCGATACCGGGCATCTGTACTGGCCGTGGCATCGGCATCATTGAAACAGTGATTTTAGCCCAGCCAATGGTAGACGCCATCTCCTTGCTTAAGGAGTCACCCAGTCTCTCATCGCAAGACTACGCAAGTTTGCAGGGCTGGTTCAGTGACTACCTGGACTGGCTGTTGACGAGTTCACATGGCGTATGTGAATCAAAGGAACATAACAACCACGGCACTGCCTTTGATTTACAGGTCTGTGCGATGGCAATGTTTACGGACCAGACAGATATCGCCCGGGAAACGCTGAGCACCGTTTTCGAAAAGCGAATCAAACAACACATCGAACCCGATGGTCGCCAGCCACACGAACTCTCACGAACCAGGGCCTTAAGCTACGCCACGTATAACTTGCAGTTACTATTCGGCCTGGCGGCGATCGGCGATAAGTGCTCGATCAATCTCTGGAACGCCGTTGATGAAACAAATCGCGGTTTGCGTGTAGCGCTCGACTGGCTCATCCCGTATTGGACGCAATCAGCGCCTTTTCCATACCAACAAATAGTCCCCTTCGATTACTCAGTTGCAGAATATCTGTTGTATAAGGCTTCATGCGCATACGATTGTTCATCCTATGAGGAAGCGGCCCGAAATTTGCCGGCCATGAAGCAGTCGCATCGATGGAATCGCTATCTGTAAGCGTCCACACTCTTGACGCGCCAGGAACTAGAACATGGCATGATCGCCCCCCTCACGGAGGAGGACATCAACAGAGAGGATCGCTGCGAAATGCGCTCGCTTTTTCGGCCGCTTTCCCTACTGGCTACTGCATTTTAAAATACTCCTTTTCTCCGTGCCTCTGTGGTTTTAAAGACTTAATTTGATTCTGCCCTAGAAGCCCGTGCGGATCCGCTCGAATTATCTTTGTTTGTGAAGACTAAAGATATAGATTAATTGTGGTCATTTAATAAGCCCACTATGAAAACTCCAAAAGCAATCACCACAATTGCCCTGATCACATTAAGCTTCGTGCTGATGCCGCACCCTGCTGATACGGCAGAAACTAAAGAAATAGCAGAAATCGATTTCGGTCCCTCAATCGACGAAGGCGAACAATTGGTTTTCGGTGAAGATGAAGTTATCTCCATCGATTATCACAATGAAGACGTGCGCACGATCATTCGAGAAGTTGCCGACAGATATGACCTAAATTTGGTGATCCCAAATGACTTAAGGGGTAATACTAGCATAAAGCTGAGTAACGTAACCTGGCGACAGGTTTTCAGTATTTGTTTGGAGCCACTCGGCTATACTTACATAGATGATCGCAACATCGTTCGCATCATAAAAATAGCTGATCTGAGTCGTGAGCCTTTTATTACACGAGTCTTTCTGATCAATTACGCTGAGGCAGGGAAGATGCAGGACGCGCTCTTGCCCATGACGGATGGCAGCAAGGGAGGACGCGTTCAAGTTGACCAACGAACAAACGCGCTCCTAGTCACGGAGCGCCCGTCGCGGATGAATGACATCCAAGCGATCATTGACCGACTGGATCGTCCGACCCCGCAAGTATCAATTGAGGCCAAGCTGTTCGAACTCGTGACTCGCGAGCGTTTCGATAGTGACGCAGATGAATCCGATGCGGCGGATTCCGTCATCGATGATATCAATGAAAAGGGGTCGGCCATATACAATCCGCAAGCCGCCGATGAATTATTGCGTAAGCTGGAGACGGTTAAAGGCGCGCGGCTGGTGACGACCATGAAAGTCATCGCATTGGATGAGCAGGATGCGGGTGTCCAAGTGACCAAGCGCTTTCCGGTGCCGCATTTTTCTTACAATGAAGCGAAGGGAGCTTTCGTTGCGGATGGATTTGAATACCAAACAGTGGATGCGAACCTAATGGTCCGCCCCGAAGTTAACAGCGCCGGCTTCATTCGCTTAAGGATTACGCCCAAACTAACCACTCGCATCGGCGAAACGAGCTTTGCCGGTCAAGGCGTTGCGGCAAGCCTGCCGCTGACCTCATCGAAAACGTTTTCAACCACGATGATCGTCAAAGATGGTTTCACCCTGATGCTGGGTGGAGTCGGCGAGTCGATTAATCAGCACTTGGTAGCGCCGACTCCGGCAGGTACCTCAACAGCAGCAGACCAACCTCCCGTTGAAGAAATCATAACAAGCAACTTCGTTATCTTTGTAACCGCAAAAACACTCAATCCCGACGGAACCAATTACGAGGATATTGCCGACCCGCGAGTCCTACGCGAAATGAAGATTACTGACAGCGAGCTCCCCGGCTACCAAATCCCCGAAGAGCAACTTGAATTGCTGAACCAAATACGCGACCAGCGCAATGAGTCTGCTCGCCAAGAGGCGGAGCTTGAGTATCGAGAAGAACTTGAGGCTGGCAGGAGTAATTGAGCAGAGGTCGAAACGCCCACTGCTCAATACCCGCTTAGCTCCTAATAAAGCGGCAATCTTTGATTCAATATTCGTTAACAGTGCTACGGTTGTTGAGCAAAGCCAGTGTATGCCGTGTGAAACCGCGGCGCTTGTTACCATGAATCCAAGAGTTTGTTGCATCAAAACACCCACTCTTGCTCCTCCTTACGCCCAGGGGCGTAGCGGGCTTACGTCCGGGGGCGTAGGATGGTTACGTCCCGGGACGCAGATGGGCTACGTCCATGGACGTAAGAGGTATCAACGCCTAAGGAAAGGGCCTAAGCGACGGCTTGGTTTAAGGCGGTAACTGGCGGGCTTTCGACCGACAAGACCTGCTTGTATTCACCCACCACCAGGGTGGTGCAGTCGCGCTGGCGGGAGCAGACTTCGAGGCGGTATTCGCCGGGCGGGAGGTCGTAAGGTGCCTGGGTGATCAGCCATTGTGGCGTGTTCATCACCACGTCCGGCAGGCGGATGGACTGTTGCGGAAACTGGCCAGTGGGGACGAGGAAAATGCCCTCGTCCGGTGCGGCTTCGTTGAACTTCAGGCGCGCGCCGTAGAGCTTCAGTGGCGTACCGGGCGCGAGGGTCGTAACGTGTTCCCGGCGCGTGTTGAAAACGGCGGTAATGTTCGGGCGCAGACGGGTATCCGGCGCATGGACGCGCTCCCAGCTTAGTTGACGGTTGATGTCTTTCTTGAGCTTGGGCGGCAGGCGGACGCCGACCTTGACCTGGTGGCGCTTCGGGTCGCGAAGCTCGTTGATATCGTCGAAGGTGCCCTGGATCGCGGGAATAAACTGCGCCAGCCCCTGTAGGTTGACGCGGCGGCCTTCGCGCAGGCTGTCGCGGACCTCGTCGCCCAATGCTGCGAGCACAGCGGCGACCTCGTGCTCGCGCATACCGGTTCGCGTAGCGAGGCGTTGATGCAAAGCCTTGCCCTGCAAGGTATCTTCGCCTTTTACGCGGGCGATGTATTGGCCCTTGGCGCCGGATTGGGAGTCAATGTTTCGAAAGGATTCGAGATAGTATTTCAGCATGATAGTGGTGGATTTAGGATTAATTTGTTCAGTGAACATTATTATCCCAATCAGTGTAATCCATAAGCCGAAATAGCGTGCATTTTAACCACGAAGGCAACGAAGAGCACGAAGAGCGAATTAAAGAAATACGATTGTGAACCACAGAGGCCACGGAGAGACGGAAATATGTCCCTACCGCACACAGGTATCGTAGAGCCTCAGCATCGAAACGAAAAACCGCAGAGGACGCGGAGAGCGCCGAGAAAGATATGAGCAATCCTCTGCGTTCTCCGCGTCCTCTGCGGTTAAAAAGACTGGTCCGTGCTTAGAAGCCCTTGATCTCGAAGAGGCTGGTGACGGATTCGTTGCTGTGGATGTGCATGATCGCCTTGCCGAGGAGCTCGGCGACGGAGAGCACCGTGATGGGCAGGTCGCGCGGTTCAATGGGCGTGGTGTTGGTTGTGATCAGCTCATCGAGAATGCCGGACTTGAGGCGCTCGTAGCCAATGTCGTTCAAGACGCCGTGGGTGACGGCGGCGCGAACGCTGTTAGCGCCGTTCTTCTTAAGAAGCTTGGCGGCAGCGGTCAGCGTGCCGGCAGTCTCGGTCATGTCGTCGATCAGGAGCACGTCCTTGCCGTCGACATCGCCCACGAGATTGAAGGCCTCCACGTCCGTGGCGCTCATGCGCTTTTTGGCAACGAAGCCCAGCGGCGCATTGAGGATTTCCGCGTAGGCGGCGGCCATTTTCATCCCGCCAACGTCCGGCGAATAGACCACTAGATCGCTCTCCAGCTTGAGCTGCTGCAGGTAGTTAGAGAACACGGGAGACGCGTAAAGATGATCGACCGGGATATCAAAGAAGCCCTGAATTTGCTGGGCGTGGAGGTCCATCGCGAGGACACGGGTCGCACCGGCGGCAGCAATCAGATTGGCCACGAGCTTGGCAGTAATCGGCACGCGCGGCTGGTCCTTGCGGTCCTGGCGGGCGTAGCCGAAGAACGGCAGCACGGCCGTAATGCGGCTGGCCGATGCGCGGCGGGCGGCATCAATCATGATCAGGAGCTCCATCAGATGATGGTTCGCAGGGCCGCAGGTGGGCTGCACGAGGAAGATATCGCGTCCGCGGATATTTTCGTCGATGCGCACGAAGGTTTCGCCATCGGGGAAGGTCGTGACGATCGCCTTACCCAAGCGACAGCCTAGATATTGGCAGATCTCCTCGGCCAATTTGGGATTGGCGTTACCCGTGAAGATTTTAAGTTCCTGTTCTTTCATGCCGGTGTTTTCGAAATCGAGAATGTCAGTCAAAGCAAAGGTGAAGTTCAACAAATACGTTACGTATGGCGAGGTTTTCCCGAAAAAAATGAAGCAGCAAAACCTTAGTGCGAAGAAGACAAGACCGCGTCTTCGATTTTCTCGATGCGCTTGAACAGCTCGGGCAGGCGCTTGGAGAGGATGTGGATGCGGTTGGCCAGGGAGGCTTCCAGCGCAGGGCTGCCACGGTAGTATTTACCAGGCTCGGTATCGAAATGGACCCCACCCTGCGCGCCGACGACGGTGCCAGCGGCGAGATTCAAGTGGCCGGTGATTCCCGCCTGCCCGGCGATGACCACGTGGTGATCGAGGATAGTGCTGCCGGACACGCCGGCCTGAGCCACGATCAGGCAATGCGGGCCTACCTGCACGTTGTGCGCGATTTGCACGAGGTTGTCGATCTTGGCCCCCTCCCCGATGCGGGTGCTACTGAAGCGCGCGCGGTCGATAGTGGTGTTGGCTCCGATCTCCACGTCGTTCTCAATAATGACGTTACCGATCTGCGGGACCTTTTCGTGGATGCCCTTGGGGCTCTCGTAGCCAAAACCGTCGGAGCCGATCACGCCGCCAGCATGAATGCGCACGCGGTCGCCGAGCACACACGCGGCGTGGATGACCACCTGCGGGCGCAGCCAGCAACGCTCGCCGATTACCACATCGCGGCCAACAAATACCTGGGCCTGTAGCCACGTTCCTTCGCCGATGGTCGCACCGGCTTCGATTATACAGCCCGGGCCGATGTGCGCGCCGGGGGCAATCGTCGCGGACTCATCAATGAAGGCGCTCGGGTGGATGCCGGGCTCCGGCCAGGGCCAGAGTTTGGACTCCAGTGCGCCGCAAATACGGGCCAGTGCCAGCGAGGGATTCTGCACCGCCAGAAAGCATTGGTTTTCCTTGGGCTCGCCCTCGTAATCAGCGGGCACGAGGATGACGCTCGCCTGGCTTTCTTTGACCTCCGGCGTGTATTTTTTGTTGCCGAGGAAAGACAGGTCACCCGGTTGCGCGTCCTTGAGGGCCGCAATTCCGGACACGACGCCGTCAAAGCCGCCAGTGGATTTCCCGGCGCCACTCAGGCTCTTCAGTTGCTCTACGGTAAACGCGATTTGCATCTGGGAAAAGACTCATGCCCCGATCCGCACTTGGCGAACATTTAATCCCCCCAACCTGAAGAATTGGATGTAAAAAAAGCCCCGGCAGATGATCTCCACCGGGGCTGAAAATGATTACTGAATCAGACTACGGTTTGTCCGCGTTGAGCTTGGTCATCACTTCTTCGGTGATGTCCATGGCTTCGCTGGAGTAAACCACAGCGAGGCCCTGAGTGTTCAGGACGAGGTCTGCGCCCTTGCCCTTGGCCACTTCGGTAACAACCGCCTGGATGTCGGAAAGGTGCAGCTCGGTGATGGCCTGGCGGCGCTGCTGCAGCTGGCGATCCGTGGTCTGGCGGAACTGGTTTACGTCGCGCTCTTTTTGCTGGATGGTCTGAATCTTCGTCTGAGCTTCCTTGGCGATCTCTTGCTTACGCTCTTCGGAGATGGCCGGGCTGGAGGCTTCCGCCTGCATAGCCTGCAGCTGCTCAGTCATTTGCATGCCCTCTTGGATCATGCTCTGGATTTCCTGCTGCGCGTTTTCAATGGAGCTCTGGAACTTTGCTTCGGCTTCCTTGGCCTTCCAGTAACCGTCGTAAAGCTTAGCAACGTTTACCGTGAGGATGACCGGGGAATTCTGCGCAAAAGCAACGCTCATGGCGCCGAATGCGAGGAGGGTGATCAGGATTTTTCTCATAGTTAGGATTTTGATAATCTAGGGCGTCTTGCTGGTATATGAAAAGGTAATGGCCTTTGGTGGTAACAGGCCCGTCTATTCCTGACAAGCGGATTAGAAGACCGTTCCAAAGGAAAAGTTAAACACCGGCCCCGGCTGGTCATTAAACTCATCGGTGTGGATCGGCCAAGCCAAGTCGAGGTTGAGCGGTGAGCCCAAGAGCATGATGATCAGGCCAACGCCCACGTCGTCATTCCAGCCACCCGCAGTGCCGGTAATCGGTGCCGACTGCATACCCGTGGCTGGGTCGTAGAAAGTAGCACTGGAGGTATTGGGCTGATTGGGGCCCCAGTCTCCGGCGTCTTTGTTCACGAAACCACCGTCGTAGAATACCTTGAAACCAAGCTGGTCGATGAAGCGGAAGATATACTCGATCTGAACCATTGCCATGGTGTCACCCCCCAGCGGCTCGCCGGAGATCGGGTCCTTCGGGCCAACTTCGCGGTAATCGAAACCACGCAGCGTGTAAGGTCCGCCCAGGAAGTATTTATCGAAGAACGGCACACCGTCATCGTAGGTTTCGAAACGCTGCGTGCGCTGGTTGAAGAAGGTGCCAGTCTCGCGCTTGGTCGGGAGGACCGTGCCGGTGCGCCCATGCAGGCGGATCGTTTGGTCAAAGGTTTCGAAGGTGGGAATGTACTGTGTGGCGCGGACTTCCTGACGTATGTAATTGGCGTCGCCACCCAAACCGGTGCCAGCCAGCTCGGTGATGTACTGGACGCGGTTACCACTGGTCGTCCAGATCAGATTGTTGCGGGTATCACGTAGGAGCTGGAAGCCAACCTTGGAAGTGAGCGTGTTGCCCTCCTCCTGCTGAATGACCGGCGATGCGAAAGCATTCACGTCCTTGATGTCGACATCTTCAATCGTGTAGGACACACGGCCTTCCACGAGTTCGAAGAGGCGCTTGCGCAGGTAGAGCTGCATACCCATGCGGAGCTCATTATAGTTGGTGGAGAGATAGTCCGACTCCGTGCGATACAGCTCAAAACCGAAGGCCAACTCACGCTGGTAAACCCAAGGCTCTTCAAAAGACAAAAGCACCTGATTGGACTCCAGACCAAGAGAGAGACGCAGGCGGAACTTCTGACCACCACCCTGGAACATCGAGCGGTAGTTGAAGATGTCGAAGTTACTCTGGGTCAACTCAGCAAAGGCCACGACCGACTCCACCGAGCTGAAACCGGCACCGAAGGTCAGGTTACCCGTGCTGCCCTCTTTCACCGTAACGCGCAGGTTGCGGCGGTTCGGCAAATTGCTCGCCTCGGGAGCGAGGTTGACGGAATCAAAGAAGCGGGTATTTTCCAGACGCGACTGGCTGGCCTTCATGCGGACGAGGTCAAATACGTCACCCGGAGCCAGGGCCAGTTCGCGGATGATGACTTCATTCCGGGTCTTGGTGTTGCCCTGCAAGGTGATTGTCTCGACGTAGAACTGCTCACCTTCCGTCACGATGAAGGTCATGTCGATCGTGCCGTCATCGACGTTTGGCAGACGCTCGATGCGCACGTAGGTGTCGAGGTAACCGATTTGGCCGTAGAAATCCTTAATAATTTCAACGTCTTCATCGATCTTGCTCGGGGAGAAATAATCGCCGGGCTTGGTCGCCAAAATGCTTTCCAGACGCTCGGTAGTGAAGAGTTCATTCCCCTGGAAGGCGATCTCGCCCACGTAGTAGCGGCGGCCTTCATGGATCGTGATGATGATGTCCAGCTCACCCTCGGACGGGTATTCGAGCACCACCTCGGACTCAGGGATTTCCACGTCGAGGTAACCCTCGTTCTTGTAAAATGCGCGCAGTGTTTCGAGGTCGCGCTGGAAGTCCTCTTCCTGCAGGCGACCACCGCCGATCAGCCAGGACCAAAGCCAGAAGTACTCTTCGGTGACCATCATGCTCCGCAAATCGCTGGAGTCATAGTGCTCATTGCCGACGAATTCGATGTTGTCGATGTCGAGCTTCTCGCCCTCGTCGATGATGAAAGCAACCGTGGCCGTGCCGAGCTCTTCATTGCGGTCGATGCGGTAGTTGACCTTGGCGTTCGTGTAGCCGTCCTTCTGGAGCAGGTCAAAGATCTTGGTGGAGTCACGCTTGACGCGCACTTCGTCCAGCGGGAGTCCGTCGGCAGTTTCCACCTCGTCCTCGAAATCGTCTTCATCCACGTCCTTGAGGCCTTCGTAAACGACCTTGGTCACGCGGTATTTTGGCACGACGACAAAGATCACCTCGAAATTGCCATTGGGCAAGGTGGAGCGGCGCGCCTCGATGAATTCAAAAAGTCCGCTTTGGTAGAGCGAGCGGACCGATTTATCGATCTGCGTCTCCTCGTAAGGCATGCCAGCGCGCTGCTGAATGTGCGCGTAGATATTTTGCTCGCTTACGTTTTTGAAGCCCTCGAACTGGATATCGATTTTTTCGACAACCGGCGCAGAGCCAG from Cerasicoccus sp. TK19100 includes the following:
- a CDS encoding DUF4469 domain-containing protein — encoded protein: MLKYYLESFRNIDSQSGAKGQYIARVKGEDTLQGKALHQRLATRTGMREHEVAAVLAALGDEVRDSLREGRRVNLQGLAQFIPAIQGTFDDINELRDPKRHQVKVGVRLPPKLKKDINRQLSWERVHAPDTRLRPNITAVFNTRREHVTTLAPGTPLKLYGARLKFNEAAPDEGIFLVPTGQFPQQSIRLPDVVMNTPQWLITQAPYDLPPGEYRLEVCSRQRDCTTLVVGEYKQVLSVESPPVTALNQAVA
- the bamA gene encoding outer membrane protein assembly factor BamA, which codes for MKTTRHNLLDWTVKVFLLLSLILAPQLGWAQDLSGSAPVVEKIDIQFEGFKNVSEQNIYAHIQQRAGMPYEETQIDKSVRSLYQSGLFEFIEARRSTLPNGNFEVIFVVVPKYRVTKVVYEGLKDVDEDDFEDEVETADGLPLDEVRVKRDSTKIFDLLQKDGYTNAKVNYRIDRNEELGTATVAFIIDEGEKLDIDNIEFVGNEHYDSSDLRSMMVTEEYFWLWSWLIGGGRLQEEDFQRDLETLRAFYKNEGYLDVEIPESEVVLEYPSEGELDIIITIHEGRRYYVGEIAFQGNELFTTERLESILATKPGDYFSPSKIDEDVEIIKDFYGQIGYLDTYVRIERLPNVDDGTIDMTFIVTEGEQFYVETITLQGNTKTRNEVIIRELALAPGDVFDLVRMKASQSRLENTRFFDSVNLAPEASNLPNRRNLRVTVKEGSTGNLTFGAGFSSVESVVAFAELTQSNFDIFNYRSMFQGGGQKFRLRLSLGLESNQVLLSFEEPWVYQRELAFGFELYRTESDYLSTNYNELRMGMQLYLRKRLFELVEGRVSYTIEDVDIKDVNAFASPVIQQEEGNTLTSKVGFQLLRDTRNNLIWTTSGNRVQYITELAGTGLGGDANYIRQEVRATQYIPTFETFDQTIRLHGRTGTVLPTKRETGTFFNQRTQRFETYDDGVPFFDKYFLGGPYTLRGFDYREVGPKDPISGEPLGGDTMAMVQIEYIFRFIDQLGFKVFYDGGFVNKDAGDWGPNQPNTSSATFYDPATGMQSAPITGTAGGWNDDVGVGLIIMLLGSPLNLDLAWPIHTDEFNDQPGPVFNFSFGTVF
- a CDS encoding PEP-CTERM sorting domain-containing protein, giving the protein MKNVLTLPLAFLSLSASGAIIDNFQSDTVGEAPTDWYNANNWTVELDPTDPTNKVLNTQSREGNQLSGISATIGASSTLTLQFDFYIGSTSLTDLTIGMTGIADLSTASFSDFGPITRLQNGDIRLYQGDGSGGGAYTDADQSIDINTWYTMSMIIDNANNTVTSTITGGAFSSPSILTSSSQSTFAFRQDTSGNLVNFAIYGNTNNRNSSNPILIDNISIIPEPSTYGLLLAACVLGLALVRRHQQ
- a CDS encoding LacI family DNA-binding transcriptional regulator, producing MSKIQSVSMADIAKAANTTRNTVSVALRNKPGVSEETRVRIQAIAEKMGYRPNPLVSTLMGAIRSTRPIQCNANIAFIHCLDGPNQWRGRNHYENFFEGARQRGEFTGFSVSPVWLHESGANLKRMREMLLARGVSGVIIGPVEMPRRHILFPWDDFAVATIGLSLWRPKLHRAHSDLTQCMCLAVSELNKLNYQRIGIAYTDNSDSKFDYAWSSAVGREMANRPKCLCRPFIGNQGSINGFDEWLEREQPDAIIDATIHHLYDYLLGRGLSIPEKIGYVDLVRSDLPSEVATVHRDLSLLGAAALDIVTAQLMRNERGLPQNRRSVVIEGVWHPGKTVCQRAEK
- a CDS encoding alginate lyase family protein, whose protein sequence is MSLYQVIRQPRLLEAARSRIRKDDAAVRNETQWLRAEANNALRQGPLTIVEKQRTPPSGDKRDYMSQGPYWWANPDTPDGLPYIRRDGELNPESETFDRQKLKSVTHAIDVLALAWYFFDDSRYADHAVKLLRVFLLDEATGMRPHLEYGQAIPGICTGRGIGIIETVILAQPMVDAISLLKESPSLSSQDYASLQGWFSDYLDWLLTSSHGVCESKEHNNHGTAFDLQVCAMAMFTDQTDIARETLSTVFEKRIKQHIEPDGRQPHELSRTRALSYATYNLQLLFGLAAIGDKCSINLWNAVDETNRGLRVALDWLIPYWTQSAPFPYQQIVPFDYSVAEYLLYKASCAYDCSSYEEAARNLPAMKQSHRWNRYL
- the lpxD gene encoding UDP-3-O-(3-hydroxymyristoyl)glucosamine N-acyltransferase; this encodes MQIAFTVEQLKSLSGAGKSTGGFDGVVSGIAALKDAQPGDLSFLGNKKYTPEVKESQASVILVPADYEGEPKENQCFLAVQNPSLALARICGALESKLWPWPEPGIHPSAFIDESATIAPGAHIGPGCIIEAGATIGEGTWLQAQVFVGRDVVIGERCWLRPQVVIHAACVLGDRVRIHAGGVIGSDGFGYESPKGIHEKVPQIGNVIIENDVEIGANTTIDRARFSSTRIGEGAKIDNLVQIAHNVQVGPHCLIVAQAGVSGSTILDHHVVIAGQAGITGHLNLAAGTVVGAQGGVHFDTEPGKYYRGSPALEASLANRIHILSKRLPELFKRIEKIEDAVLSSSH
- a CDS encoding OmpH family outer membrane protein; amino-acid sequence: MRKILITLLAFGAMSVAFAQNSPVILTVNVAKLYDGYWKAKEAEAKFQSSIENAQQEIQSMIQEGMQMTEQLQAMQAEASSPAISEERKQEIAKEAQTKIQTIQQKERDVNQFRQTTDRQLQQRRQAITELHLSDIQAVVTEVAKGKGADLVLNTQGLAVVYSSEAMDITEEVMTKLNADKP
- a CDS encoding secretin N-terminal domain-containing protein, which codes for MKTPKAITTIALITLSFVLMPHPADTAETKEIAEIDFGPSIDEGEQLVFGEDEVISIDYHNEDVRTIIREVADRYDLNLVIPNDLRGNTSIKLSNVTWRQVFSICLEPLGYTYIDDRNIVRIIKIADLSREPFITRVFLINYAEAGKMQDALLPMTDGSKGGRVQVDQRTNALLVTERPSRMNDIQAIIDRLDRPTPQVSIEAKLFELVTRERFDSDADESDAADSVIDDINEKGSAIYNPQAADELLRKLETVKGARLVTTMKVIALDEQDAGVQVTKRFPVPHFSYNEAKGAFVADGFEYQTVDANLMVRPEVNSAGFIRLRITPKLTTRIGETSFAGQGVAASLPLTSSKTFSTTMIVKDGFTLMLGGVGESINQHLVAPTPAGTSTAADQPPVEEIITSNFVIFVTAKTLNPDGTNYEDIADPRVLREMKITDSELPGYQIPEEQLELLNQIRDQRNESARQEAELEYREELEAGRSN
- a CDS encoding ribose-phosphate diphosphokinase gives rise to the protein MKEQELKIFTGNANPKLAEEICQYLGCRLGKAIVTTFPDGETFVRIDENIRGRDIFLVQPTCGPANHHLMELLIMIDAARRASASRITAVLPFFGYARQDRKDQPRVPITAKLVANLIAAAGATRVLAMDLHAQQIQGFFDIPVDHLYASPVFSNYLQQLKLESDLVVYSPDVGGMKMAAAYAEILNAPLGFVAKKRMSATDVEAFNLVGDVDGKDVLLIDDMTETAGTLTAAAKLLKKNGANSVRAAVTHGVLNDIGYERLKSGILDELITTNTTPIEPRDLPITVLSVAELLGKAIMHIHSNESVTSLFEIKGF